The sequence below is a genomic window from Escherichia marmotae.
TATTTGCTGGCTAAATACCAGAGCAGAAAAGAGCAGCGGTAGATAAGAAACCAGCATAACCGCGCTACTCACCGGTAATGGAATACTACAGAACAGTCGTGTAAGTGCAGGAATCAGCGCCACCAGCAGACAAATAACGCTGCCATAAATAAACGAGCGTCGCGAGTAATCGCCAGTCTGGGTTAATAAACCAATTGATGAAACAAACGGCGAGAATGGAATTACCGACAACGGTACGGTTATCAGGGTCATAAATCCGGTCACCACAAAGCTGCGACGATAACGCGCATTCCCCGCACCCTGTTGCGGATAAAAAACATCTGTACCGCGAATCGCACCGTAGGTATTACTGATATTAACCAGACCGGTAATCACCGCCGTCAGAATAATTCCCGGTGACAACGTGCCACCACTACCGAGCGGGAACCACTGCCAGTGCAACTCACCGGAAAGCGAATGCGAGGACGAAAAGCAAAAATGCCATAACAACCACCCGGTTATCGTGCCGACCAGCAAGCCGTAACGGGCAAAACGTTGCGGCAGAAAGATAATCATCGCCAGCACCAGACACATTACCGCCACCGAGAGCGCGAACGGCGGTAACTGAATTTTAAAATCAGGATCGGCTATGCCAAACGGCAGCCCGAGCATACCTTTAAAAAAGATGCTGGTCAGTTGTGCGCCAAGCATCAGCATAAACAGCACCATCACCGTCGGGGTAAATAACCGCGCCAGGCGATGACCTAAGCCACTAACACCAATCATTATTGTCAGTACGCCGGAGAGCGCAATTCCCACCGCCAGACTGGTGGCGATATCGTTGATCGGTGTACCGCGCGACGCTTCTCCGAGGGTGATGGTGAGGATGGTTCCCCACCACAGGCCCCCCGGCCCTTCCATAATTGCGCGACGATGACCGCAGAATGCCTGAGCAAAGCAGGCCAGCGCGGTTGAGAGAAAAGCATATTGGGTGAGCGTAAGCAGGCTACTTTGCGGCAACTGAAAAGCCGAAAGCAACGTAGGAGGAACCACAACGGTGTTGCAAAAAATAAAGAAAAACCACTGAAACCCTGATAACAGGCTTTCGCGGCTGACTACAAAATTGAACATAAACACACCTTAACCGGAGAATGCCCGCACGCGGCGGGCATTGCAGGGGCCAGATTACTGCTGATGTTTAAGGATAAATTGACCTTTAGGCGCAACAGGGAAGCCCTGTTCGATGTCGTAAATCACATCACCACGTAAGATGGTTTTCGTGATACGCGCGCCAATGGTACGGCCAACATACGGGCTGACTTTGTGGCGATATTCCAAATCGTCATTGGTAAGAACATAGCTGCTATTCGGCTGAATGAAGACGAAGTCGGCATCTTTTCCTGGGGCGATACGGCCGAGCCTGTACATAGATTTGTGTAATTGCCTGATTTTGATATGTTCAATCCAGCATCAAATGAAGGTTAATTTATGGACGAAAAACAGTTACAGGCTCTGGCTAACGAACTGGCCAAAAACCTCAAAACCCCTGAAGACCTCAGTCAGTTTGATCGGCTGCTGAAAAAGCTCAGCGTTGAAGCCGCTCTCAATGCAGAGATGACACACCATCCTGGGTATGAGAAAAATCAGTCCAGACCAGGAGCTAACTCCCGCAACGGTTTTTCCACAAAGACCGTTATCACAGGCGACGGTCCACTGGAACTGCGTACTCCGCGCGATCGTGACGGTACCTTCGAACCACAACTGGTAAAGAAAAATCAGACCCGTATTACCGGGATGGATAACCAGATCCTCTCGTTGTATGCCAAAGGGATGACCACCCGTGAGATAGCTGCTGCGTTCAAAGAACTGTATGACGCAGATGTTTCACCGGCACTGATATCAAAGGTTACCGATGCCGTGATGGAGCAGGTTGTAGAATGGCAAAACCGACCACTGGATGCTGTTTACCCCATTGTTTATCTTGACTGTATCGTCCTGAAAGTTCGGCAGGACAGTCGCGTCATCAACAAATCGGTGTTCCTGGCACTGGGCATCAATATCGAAGGTCAGAAAGAACTGCTGGGTATGTGGCTGGCCGAAAATGAAGGGGCGAAGTTCTGGCTCAATGTGCTGACTGAACTGAAAAACCGCGGTCTGAACGATATCCTCATCGCCTGTGTGGATGGCCTGAAAGGCTTCCCGGATGCCATCAACACAGTATATCCGAAGGCCCGCATCCAGTTATGCATCGTGCATATGGTGCGCAACAGCCTGCGCTTCGTGTCATGGAAGGACTACAAAGCCGTCACTCGCGACCTGAAAGCGATTTATCAGGCTCCCACGGAAGAGGCAGGCCAGCAGGCACTGGAAGCGTTCGCTGCGGCCTGGGACTGTCGCTATCCTCAGATAAGCCGAAGCTGGCAGGCTAACTGGCCGAATCTTGCCACGTTCTTCGCTTATCCAACGGACATCCGCAAAGTGATCTATACGACGAATGCCATCGAGTCGCTAAACAGCGTGATCCGCCATGCGCTCAAAAAGCGTAAAGTGTTCCCGACAGACGACTCGGTGAAAAAAGTGGTGTGGCTGGCAATCCAGTCTGCGTCCCAGAAATGGACGATGCCGTTGAAGGACTGGCGAATGGCAATGAGCCGCTTTATTATCGAGTTCGGTGACCGCCTGGACGGTCACTTCTGAGAAAAGGCATTTACACAGAATCTTAAACAGGCTCATACGGCCTTTTTGCTGCAAACCGAAAATATCCGCCGCATTGGTGTAATGCCAGTCAGTTAAGCAACTGACTGGCTCTTTTTCGGGGCTGTGGGGTATTTCCAGGGCCTCTCCTTTACCGCTCTCGGGAAGGCTCTTTCCCTTCTTGTCGGTAATTTCACAAGTTGTCCCATACTTGCAAGATCGCGCATCAGCTCCGGTATACGTCCCGGTGAAGCGCCCTGCAATGTCATCAGCATTCTCATCAGCATTCCGCATGATTCTGAGAAACTCAGTTGATTCGGCCAGTAACCTTTCAGATGTTCTGCCATTTTAATCATCTGATATCTCACCAGATTATAAGCCAGTAAGACACCCCACAGCTCTTGCTCCACAAGTTCCGGCTTTTTACTTCTCAGCGTCAGCCTGCTCAGTTGCATCGTTTGTTTTATCTCCCTGTATCCCAGTTCGATTTCCCAGCGATGACTGTACAGATCCGCCATTTCTCCTCCGGGGAAGCGCATGGCGTCCGTCATCGACGTCAGCAGATGGCAGACTTTTCCTTTGTGCGTCACGGTCAGCAGGCGGGCTGTCACCTCATTTCCCAGCCCCGGCC
It includes:
- a CDS encoding IS256-like element IS1414 family transposase; translation: MDEKQLQALANELAKNLKTPEDLSQFDRLLKKLSVEAALNAEMTHHPGYEKNQSRPGANSRNGFSTKTVITGDGPLELRTPRDRDGTFEPQLVKKNQTRITGMDNQILSLYAKGMTTREIAAAFKELYDADVSPALISKVTDAVMEQVVEWQNRPLDAVYPIVYLDCIVLKVRQDSRVINKSVFLALGINIEGQKELLGMWLAENEGAKFWLNVLTELKNRGLNDILIACVDGLKGFPDAINTVYPKARIQLCIVHMVRNSLRFVSWKDYKAVTRDLKAIYQAPTEEAGQQALEAFAAAWDCRYPQISRSWQANWPNLATFFAYPTDIRKVIYTTNAIESLNSVIRHALKKRKVFPTDDSVKKVVWLAIQSASQKWTMPLKDWRMAMSRFIIEFGDRLDGHF
- a CDS encoding uracil/xanthine transporter, with the protein product MFNFVVSRESLLSGFQWFFFIFCNTVVVPPTLLSAFQLPQSSLLTLTQYAFLSTALACFAQAFCGHRRAIMEGPGGLWWGTILTITLGEASRGTPINDIATSLAVGIALSGVLTIMIGVSGLGHRLARLFTPTVMVLFMLMLGAQLTSIFFKGMLGLPFGIADPDFKIQLPPFALSVAVMCLVLAMIIFLPQRFARYGLLVGTITGWLLWHFCFSSSHSLSGELHWQWFPLGSGGTLSPGIILTAVITGLVNISNTYGAIRGTDVFYPQQGAGNARYRRSFVVTGFMTLITVPLSVIPFSPFVSSIGLLTQTGDYSRRSFIYGSVICLLVALIPALTRLFCSIPLPVSSAVMLVSYLPLLFSALVFSQQITFTARNIYRLALPLFVGIFLMALPPVYLQDLPLTLRPLLSNGLLVGILLAVLMDNLIPWERIE